TCTCGCTCAAACCCGTCCCCTAGAGAAAACTGGCTCATGTGTCCGCAACACTCTAGCCAAATTGCTCGGAGATAGTTATCGAGATCCTTTAAAGTCTTGGAGCCGCGCATTTCAAGGTTGAGCCAGAATTCACTCCTATAAGCATCCTGGATTCGCAAGTGATAGAGGGGTTCACTGCTACTTTTTTTACTTTCGGCAGCCGCAATCGCCTCCTGTCGGTGTGGACAGCTCGTCAGATGTTTGGTGATGCCAGCTTTAGAAAGCTCTTTGCCACAATAGAGACAAGTCCCTTTCGATTGCTTACGAACCACGATCTCACTCCTATTGTCCTTCCACTTTGGGATCCATTCTCTCTCAGCCAAGAGACAAAACTCAATCCCTCTGATTGCTTTGAAAATAGAGCGTTGCCAATTGAGGGATGGGCGTAGCTGAATCACGGTATGAATTCTTAGGGAAGGGGCACTTGTCCGAACTTGAGGTAGTGAAGTAACAATCGAATGGAGTGTGCTAGCATTTCCACGGACTTGGAATAACAAAGGGTCTTGCGATGCAACCGCGCCAG
Above is a window of Trichocoleus sp. DNA encoding:
- a CDS encoding IS1 family transposase, translating into LARLHRKTLCYSKSVEMLAHSIRLLLHYLKFGQVPLP